The genome window AATAATAAAATATTGTAAAATGTAGTAAAAATATAACCTCCTCTTTCTAATATTACGTTAACACGTAAGCTTTTCTATTTTTTTAACTCCACTTTTTTTAAAAATTCTAGTAATTTTTCTAGAAAAATTACTTATTGTATAATACATATCTGTTTTCAGATTATTTTTATTTACTAAATACGTTTTTTTTTTTTTTTAATATTATAAATGCATATTATTTTTTTATATAAATGCTTTCTATAATATAAATGCAAAATTACATTTCTTTAAATATTAATAAAAAGATAAATAAACATGAGCTTAAAAAATAGCGAATATTTTTTTAAAAAAAATATTCGCTATTTAAAAATTTAAGAGGTAAATTCTTGTCTTTCTAAAAGAAAAGAAGATATATTGTCTTCATAAGATTTAATCTTATGATTAATTTTCATAGTTAAGTCAATATTATCCCAATTATTTAATAAACAAAGACGCTGAAAATCATCTATTTGAAATGGAATATCTAAATCACCTGCAGTAATTTTCTTATTAATTAAACTAACATTAAAAGAAATACCAATTTTAGTATCAACTAAATTAAAAAGATAATCGATATGTTTTTTTTCTAAAACAACTAAAAGAAGCTTATTATTAAAACTATTATTAAAAAAGATATCAGAAAAACTAGATGAAATAATTACCTTAAATCCGTAATCTAATAAAGACCAAACAGCATGCTCTCTAGAAGAACCACAACCAAAATTCCCCCGTGTTAATAGAATACTAGCGTTTTTATAAACATAATTATTCAAAATAAAATTTGGATTTATCTTTAACTGATTTTTATCAATAAACCTCCAATCATGAAATAAATATTTACCAAAACCAATTTTATTAACTTTTTGTAAAAATTGCTTTGGAATAATAGCATCAGTATCTATATTAGATATATTTAAAGGGGCAACAACGCCATTATGTTCAGTAAATTTAAACATTTTTAATTAGTCTCACTATCTAAATTTCTAACATCAATAAATCGACCGTATATAGCTGCAGCAGCAGCCATAATAGGACTAACTAAATGTGTTCTACCACCCCTACCTTGACGTCCTTCAAAATTTCGGTTGCTAGTAGAAGCACAACGTTCACCATCACTTAATTTATCGTTATTCATACCTAAACACATAGAACAACCTGGTAATCGCCATTCAAATCCTGCATCAATAAAAATTTTATCTAAACCTTCTTTTTCAGCCTGTTTTTTTACTGTACCAGATCCAGGCACAACAATTGCTTTTATATTTTTTGAAATTTTTTTATTTTTCAATATTTTAGCTGCAGATCTTAAATCTTCTATACGAGAATTAGTACAAGAACCAATAAACACCTTATCAATTTTAATGTCTGTTAAATATGAACCTGGTTTTAAATTCATATAATTACATGCAGAACGAGCTAAATTTTTCTTTACAGAATCTTCAAAAAAATTAAAATCAGGAATTTTTTCGTTAATTGATAAAACCTGATCAGGACTAGTCCCCCAAGTAATTTGAGGAGAAAGATTAGATACATCAAAAGTAAACTCTTTATCAAAAAAAGCATTTTCATCTGTTATTAATGTTTTCCAATATTTTACAGCTTCTTCCCAAAATTTACCCTGAGGTGAATAACGTCTACCTTTTAAATATAAAAATGTAGTTTCATCTGGTGCTATTAAGGCTGATTTAGCACCCATTTCAATCGCCATATTGCAAACTGTCATTCGTTCTTCCATGTTCATTTTTTTAATTACATCACCACAAAACTCAATTACATATCCAGAACCACC of Buchnera aphidicola (Rhopalosiphum padi) contains these proteins:
- the leuC gene encoding 3-isopropylmalate dehydratase large subunit — its product is MKKTLYEKIYDAHIVHEEKNNASILYIDLHLLHEVTSPQAFDSLRIKNRVVRQPKKTFATMDHNVSTESKDINASGSMAKIQMQQLIRNCNQFNISLYDLNNPKQGIVHVIGPEQGMTLPGMTIVCGDSHTSTHGAFGALSFGIGTSEVEHVLVTQTLKQQRLKNMKIQIKGKIKNFVTAKDIILFIIGKLGTSGGSGYVIEFCGDVIKKMNMEERMTVCNMAIEMGAKSALIAPDETTFLYLKGRRYSPQGKFWEEAVKYWKTLITDENAFFDKEFTFDVSNLSPQITWGTSPDQVLSINEKIPDFNFFEDSVKKNLARSACNYMNLKPGSYLTDIKIDKVFIGSCTNSRIEDLRSAAKILKNKKISKNIKAIVVPGSGTVKKQAEKEGLDKIFIDAGFEWRLPGCSMCLGMNNDKLSDGERCASTSNRNFEGRQGRGGRTHLVSPIMAAAAAIYGRFIDVRNLDSETN
- the leuD gene encoding 3-isopropylmalate dehydratase small subunit, which produces MFKFTEHNGVVAPLNISNIDTDAIIPKQFLQKVNKIGFGKYLFHDWRFIDKNQLKINPNFILNNYVYKNASILLTRGNFGCGSSREHAVWSLLDYGFKVIISSSFSDIFFNNSFNNKLLLVVLEKKHIDYLFNLVDTKIGISFNVSLINKKITAGDLDIPFQIDDFQRLCLLNNWDNIDLTMKINHKIKSYEDNISSFLLERQEFTS